The following coding sequences are from one Roseburia hominis A2-183 window:
- the rpiB gene encoding ribose 5-phosphate isomerase B, protein MKIAIGNDHAATELKFVIMDYLKELGHEVINFGTDGTDSCNYPEYGEKVGRAVVAGEADCGVLICGTGVGISIAANKVNGVRAAVCSDTATARLVKEHNNANIIAFGARIVGTELAKDIVKAYLDAEFQGGRHQTRIDMIHEIEKRNA, encoded by the coding sequence ATGAAAATAGCAATCGGAAATGATCACGCGGCAACAGAGTTAAAATTTGTCATTATGGACTATTTAAAGGAACTGGGACATGAGGTTATCAACTTTGGAACCGACGGAACGGACAGCTGCAATTATCCGGAATACGGAGAGAAAGTCGGCAGGGCAGTTGTGGCAGGCGAGGCTGACTGCGGCGTACTGATCTGCGGAACCGGTGTGGGAATCTCCATCGCAGCCAATAAAGTCAACGGTGTGCGTGCAGCAGTGTGCTCCGACACAGCAACTGCGCGGCTGGTAAAAGAACACAACAATGCCAACATTATTGCATTCGGTGCCAGAATCGTCGGCACAGAGCTTGCGAAAGACATCGTCAAGGCATATCTGGATGCAGAATTCCAGGGCGGAAGACACCAGACCAGAATCGATATGATCCATGAGATTGAGAAGCGCAACGCTTAA
- a CDS encoding ATP-dependent DNA helicase has translation MDAQQEKDEKKIIKISVRNLVEFILREGDIDNRHGRTASPEAMWEGSRIHKRIQKSKGANYHAEVPLKIELSEGDYTLAIEGRADGIEITCDGERQLDFSNNFNHLTVEEDMHVTIDEIKGIYMNLDALDEPVGVHRAQAMCYAYIYALQHDLAEISVQLTYCNLDTIELTKTAFLGNLKYFRETFSFAELAEWFTRLTDEYKKWADFQFAWQNLRQASIKKLEFPYAYRKGQKELASDVYRTIARRKNLFIQAPTGVGKTISTVFPAVKAVGEGLGDKIFYLTAKTITGTVAKEAFELLRTRGYQAKIIQLTAKEKLCLCEEMDCNPVHCPYAKGHYDRVNDAVYNLLQKEDVFTREVILEQAREYRVCPFEMSLDTATWADDIIGDYNYVFDPNVYLKRFFAEGTRGDYIFLVDEAHNLVERSREMYSAAIYKEDFLAVKKLLKPYQEKHDRRAERVIRHLEKCNRILLGYKRECENYVVYENIGTLIFALTRLAADLDEYLQKSPDFPERREVNEFYLNLRNFMNIYELVDEHYVVYSEHEEDGRFKLKFYCVDPSLNLQERIDKGNATIFFSATLLPIQYYKSLLSTRRDNYAVYAQTAFSEEQRLLLFGNDVSSKYTRRGRAEYERIALYIEKTARAKQGNYMVFFPSYRMMQEVYDVFLEGGETDEMRPQEYFPEGAENAKIVEHPEEAEIAEHPEEAEIAEHPNDAENSGNAEPRLWCMMQQTGMREAEREAFLQAFSGETSKRRGGSLVAFCVLGGIFGEGIDLKKEQLIGAVIVGTGLPQISNEREILMHYYDERAGAGFDYAYRFPGMNKVLQAAGRVIRTTEDVGVIELLDERFLKSDYRGLFPREWEQRRICNVNEVEQMLAEFWERRQEL, from the coding sequence ATGGATGCACAACAGGAAAAAGACGAAAAGAAAATCATAAAGATCTCGGTGCGGAATCTGGTGGAGTTCATTCTGCGGGAGGGAGACATTGATAACCGCCACGGGAGAACTGCGTCCCCGGAGGCCATGTGGGAGGGCAGCCGTATCCATAAGCGCATTCAGAAGAGCAAAGGCGCGAATTACCATGCGGAGGTGCCGCTTAAGATCGAACTTAGCGAGGGAGATTACACGCTTGCCATCGAGGGACGGGCGGACGGAATCGAGATTACGTGCGACGGGGAGAGACAGCTTGATTTTTCGAATAACTTCAACCATCTTACGGTGGAGGAAGACATGCATGTGACGATTGATGAGATCAAGGGGATCTACATGAATCTGGATGCGCTGGATGAACCCGTGGGCGTGCATCGCGCGCAGGCGATGTGTTATGCCTATATCTATGCCTTGCAGCATGATCTTGCAGAGATCTCCGTGCAGCTGACCTACTGCAATCTGGATACAATCGAACTGACAAAGACGGCGTTTCTGGGGAATCTGAAATATTTTAGGGAAACATTTTCGTTTGCGGAGCTGGCGGAGTGGTTCACCCGGCTGACGGACGAATATAAAAAGTGGGCGGATTTTCAGTTCGCCTGGCAGAATCTGCGGCAGGCTTCCATCAAAAAGCTGGAGTTTCCCTATGCATACCGGAAAGGACAGAAAGAACTGGCGTCGGACGTATACCGCACGATTGCGCGCCGGAAGAATCTGTTTATCCAGGCACCCACAGGCGTCGGGAAGACCATTTCGACGGTCTTTCCGGCGGTGAAGGCGGTCGGCGAGGGACTCGGGGACAAGATTTTTTATCTGACGGCGAAGACGATCACGGGCACGGTGGCAAAGGAAGCATTTGAACTTTTGCGCACCAGGGGGTATCAGGCGAAGATCATCCAGCTGACGGCGAAGGAAAAGCTGTGCCTGTGCGAGGAGATGGACTGCAATCCTGTACACTGTCCCTACGCGAAAGGACACTACGACCGCGTGAACGATGCGGTGTACAATCTGTTGCAGAAGGAGGATGTTTTTACCAGGGAAGTGATCTTAGAGCAGGCGCGGGAGTACCGGGTCTGTCCGTTTGAGATGTCGCTGGATACGGCAACCTGGGCGGATGATATCATAGGGGATTATAATTATGTCTTTGACCCGAATGTTTATCTGAAGCGTTTTTTTGCGGAAGGAACGCGCGGGGACTACATTTTTCTGGTGGATGAGGCGCACAATCTTGTGGAGCGGAGCCGGGAAATGTACAGCGCGGCGATCTATAAGGAAGATTTCTTGGCGGTCAAAAAGCTGCTGAAACCCTATCAGGAAAAGCATGACAGACGTGCGGAACGTGTGATCCGGCATCTGGAAAAATGCAACCGAATTCTCCTTGGGTACAAGCGTGAGTGCGAAAACTATGTCGTATATGAAAATATCGGTACGCTGATCTTTGCACTGACGCGCCTTGCGGCAGATCTCGATGAGTATCTGCAGAAAAGTCCCGATTTCCCGGAACGCAGGGAAGTGAACGAATTTTACTTAAACCTGCGCAATTTCATGAATATCTACGAACTGGTGGACGAGCATTATGTCGTGTATTCCGAGCATGAGGAGGACGGGCGCTTCAAGCTGAAGTTTTACTGTGTGGATCCCTCCCTCAATCTGCAGGAGCGCATAGACAAGGGAAATGCGACGATCTTTTTCTCGGCGACACTGCTTCCGATCCAGTATTATAAAAGCTTGCTGTCCACCCGCAGGGATAATTATGCGGTCTACGCGCAGACGGCGTTTTCCGAGGAACAGCGCCTGCTGCTGTTTGGAAATGACGTCAGCAGCAAGTACACGAGGCGCGGCAGGGCAGAGTATGAGCGGATTGCATTATATATAGAAAAAACAGCGCGCGCGAAGCAGGGAAACTATATGGTGTTCTTTCCGTCCTACCGGATGATGCAGGAAGTCTACGATGTGTTTTTAGAGGGCGGGGAGACGGATGAAATGCGTCCGCAGGAGTATTTTCCGGAAGGAGCAGAGAATGCAAAGATTGTGGAGCATCCCGAAGAGGCAGAGATTGCGGAGCATCCCGAAGAGGCAGAAATTGCGGAGCATCCCAATGATGCGGAAAATTCCGGAAATGCAGAGCCGCGTCTCTGGTGCATGATGCAGCAGACCGGGATGCGTGAGGCGGAGCGCGAGGCTTTCTTACAGGCATTTTCCGGTGAGACATCGAAACGGCGAGGCGGTTCACTGGTGGCATTCTGTGTGCTCGGAGGTATTTTCGGAGAGGGGATTGATCTGAAAAAAGAACAGCTCATCGGGGCGGTGATCGTGGGAACCGGACTGCCGCAGATCAGCAATGAACGCGAGATTTTAATGCATTATTATGATGAGAGAGCGGGGGCAGGCTTTGATTATGCGTACCGCTTTCCGGGAATGAACAAGGTATTGCAGGCGGCCGGACGCGTGATACGGACGACAGAGGATGTGGGAGTGATTGAACTGCTGGACGAGCGGTTTTTAAAGAGTGATTACAGAGGGCTGTTCCCAAGGGAATGGGAACAGCGCCGGATATGTAACGTAAATGAAGTAGAACAGATGTTAGCCGAGTTCTGGGAGAGACGGCAGGAGCTTTAA
- a CDS encoding YqeG family HAD IIIA-type phosphatase — MLERFYPGEYVDSTYEIDFDHLYEDGYRGVIFDIDNTLVPHGAPADERACALFAHLKELGYHCMLLSNNKEPRVKMFNDAVQVSYIYKAGKPNPANYRKAMEQMGTDEKNTLFVGDQIFTDVYGANRTGIRTILVKPIHPKEEIQIVLKRYLEKIVLFFYRRKCQKQQSAAQKR; from the coding sequence ATGCTGGAACGGTTTTACCCGGGAGAATACGTAGATTCTACCTATGAGATCGATTTTGACCACCTTTATGAGGATGGATATCGAGGCGTTATTTTTGATATTGATAATACGCTGGTGCCGCACGGAGCGCCGGCGGACGAGCGGGCGTGCGCGCTTTTTGCACATTTGAAGGAGCTGGGATATCATTGCATGCTGCTGTCGAACAATAAGGAACCGCGCGTGAAAATGTTCAATGACGCGGTGCAGGTTTCTTATATCTACAAGGCAGGAAAGCCGAATCCGGCGAATTACAGAAAAGCGATGGAACAGATGGGAACGGATGAGAAAAACACATTGTTTGTGGGAGATCAGATTTTTACGGATGTCTATGGCGCCAACCGCACGGGAATCCGCACGATTCTGGTAAAGCCGATCCATCCGAAGGAGGAGATCCAGATTGTCTTAAAGCGCTATCTGGAAAAGATCGTCCTCTTTTTCTATCGGAGAAAATGCCAAAAGCAGCAGAGCGCAGCGCAGAAGCGATAA
- the efp gene encoding elongation factor P, whose protein sequence is MISAGDFRNGITIELEGNIYQIIEFQHVKPGKGAAFVRTKLKNIKSGGVVEKTFRPTEKCPTARIDRKDYTYLYADGDLYNFMDAETYEQIALSKDDIGDALKFVKENEMVKMCSHNGSVFAVEPPLFVELQITETEPGFKGDTATGATKPAIVETGATVYVPLFVEQGDVIKIDTRTGEYLSRV, encoded by the coding sequence ATGATTTCAGCAGGCGATTTCAGAAATGGTATTACCATTGAGTTAGAGGGTAATATCTATCAGATTATCGAATTCCAGCATGTGAAACCAGGAAAAGGTGCAGCATTTGTAAGAACTAAGTTAAAGAATATTAAGAGTGGTGGTGTGGTTGAGAAGACATTCCGTCCTACAGAGAAATGTCCGACTGCCCGCATTGACAGAAAAGATTACACTTATCTGTATGCAGATGGTGACTTATACAACTTTATGGATGCAGAGACTTATGAGCAGATCGCACTCTCCAAAGATGACATCGGCGATGCGCTGAAGTTCGTGAAGGAGAACGAGATGGTGAAGATGTGCTCTCACAACGGAAGCGTATTCGCAGTAGAGCCGCCTCTGTTCGTAGAGCTTCAGATCACTGAGACTGAGCCGGGCTTCAAGGGTGATACCGCTACTGGTGCAACCAAGCCGGCAATCGTCGAGACAGGAGCTACCGTATATGTACCTCTGTTCGTAGAGCAGGGCGATGTGATCAAGATCGACACACGTACAGGTGAGTATCTGTCCAGAGTATAA
- the nrdR gene encoding transcriptional regulator NrdR yields MKCPFCSSENTRVIDSRPADDNNSIRRRRLCDDCGKRFTTYEKVETIPLIVIKKDNTREQYDRSKIEGGVLRACHKRPISVNQINQLVDEVETEIFNREEKEIPSSLIGELVMDKLKDLEAVAYVRFASVYREFKDVNTFMSELKKMLDK; encoded by the coding sequence ATGAAGTGTCCATTTTGCAGCAGTGAAAATACACGAGTGATCGATTCCAGACCGGCAGATGACAACAATTCCATCCGCCGCCGCAGACTTTGCGATGATTGCGGAAAGCGCTTTACCACCTATGAGAAAGTGGAGACCATTCCGCTGATTGTGATTAAGAAAGACAACACCAGAGAGCAGTATGACCGTTCCAAGATCGAGGGTGGTGTGCTGCGCGCCTGCCATAAGCGGCCAATCTCGGTCAATCAGATTAACCAGCTTGTGGATGAAGTGGAGACGGAGATCTTTAACCGCGAGGAAAAGGAGATTCCGAGTTCCCTGATCGGCGAGCTTGTGATGGATAAGCTTAAGGATCTTGAGGCGGTTGCCTATGTCCGTTTCGCGTCGGTGTACCGTGAGTTCAAGGACGTCAACACGTTTATGAGCGAGCTGAAAAAAATGCTCGACAAATAA
- a CDS encoding cysteine desulfurase family protein, producing the protein MCDQEYKAGVVYLDNAATTRMAEEAEAAMQPYLVEKFGNASTAYGYGEEAQAAIAHAREVIAASLDARPSEIYFTSGGSEADNWAVKGVAEAYGKYGRHIITSRIEHHAVLNSCHYLEEQGYEVTYLDVDQNGMISLEQLEHAVREDTILISVMFGNNEVGTIEPVMQIGRFARDHQILFHTDAVQAYAQIPISMQQYHIDLLSASAHKFHGPKGVGFLYVRDRVTMPSFIHGGSQERGKRAGTENVPGIVGMGKAVELAFCNMRRRIRREMMLRNYLIEKIMHEIKGVRLNGHPTNRLPGNVNVSFSGVDGASLLILLYEDGICASGGSACNTGEERVSYVIGALGVPDEYAPGTVRMTLSGETTREEIDRAVEALKQNLRKLRDEK; encoded by the coding sequence ATGTGCGATCAGGAATATAAAGCAGGTGTGGTCTATCTGGATAATGCTGCAACGACGCGGATGGCGGAGGAGGCCGAAGCCGCTATGCAGCCTTATCTGGTGGAAAAGTTTGGCAATGCGTCAACGGCTTACGGTTACGGGGAGGAAGCGCAGGCGGCGATTGCCCATGCGAGAGAGGTGATTGCAGCATCACTGGATGCCAGACCGTCGGAAATCTATTTTACATCGGGCGGATCGGAGGCGGATAACTGGGCAGTTAAGGGGGTGGCGGAAGCGTATGGAAAATACGGTCGTCATATCATTACCAGCAGGATTGAACATCACGCGGTCCTAAACTCCTGCCATTATCTCGAGGAGCAGGGCTACGAGGTGACTTATCTGGACGTCGATCAAAACGGAATGATCTCGCTGGAACAGTTAGAGCATGCCGTCCGGGAGGATACGATCCTGATCTCGGTCATGTTTGGAAACAATGAGGTCGGAACGATCGAACCGGTCATGCAGATCGGAAGGTTTGCAAGAGACCATCAGATTCTGTTTCATACGGATGCGGTGCAGGCGTATGCCCAGATCCCGATCTCGATGCAGCAGTATCACATCGATCTGCTGAGTGCGAGCGCCCACAAATTTCACGGACCGAAAGGCGTGGGATTTTTGTATGTAAGAGACAGGGTTACGATGCCTTCCTTTATCCACGGCGGTAGCCAGGAGCGTGGAAAACGCGCGGGAACGGAGAATGTGCCGGGGATCGTCGGGATGGGGAAAGCGGTGGAACTGGCATTCTGCAATATGCGCAGAAGAATCCGCAGGGAGATGATGCTGCGCAATTATCTGATTGAAAAGATCATGCATGAGATCAAGGGGGTCCGCCTGAACGGACATCCCACGAACCGCCTGCCGGGGAATGTGAATGTGAGCTTTTCCGGCGTGGACGGTGCATCACTTCTCATTCTGCTGTATGAGGACGGAATCTGCGCCTCGGGCGGCTCCGCCTGCAACACCGGGGAGGAGCGGGTCTCCTATGTAATCGGGGCGTTGGGCGTGCCGGACGAATACGCACCGGGGACCGTGCGTATGACGTTGTCGGGAGAGACGACAAGGGAAGAGATCGACCGCGCCGTGGAGGCGCTCAAGCAGAATCTTAGGAAACTGAGAGATGAAAAATAG
- a CDS encoding LysR family transcriptional regulator produces the protein MDINYELYKVFYYVATSLSFSEASKQLYISQSAVSQSIKTLEKKLEQPLFIRSTKKVQLTPAGKILLKHIEPAMNLIRRGESQLLDSGSLGLGQLHIGASDTICRYFLVPYLKQFHKKFPNVPIKVTNSTSLSCVELLEQGKVDLIVTNFPNSNLNQSYIRKTVCSFHDVFIANPAYFNLKQQEIALEDLQQYPILMLDRKSTTSEFLHNLFLQHQLELMPQIELSSNDLLIDLARIGLGIAFIPDYCLNRESRELFIVKIREKLPARQMVAAVNPTLPIAQSTEEFLKLLPSLPELG, from the coding sequence ATGGATATCAATTACGAATTGTATAAAGTTTTCTATTATGTTGCAACCTCCCTCAGCTTTTCCGAGGCGAGCAAGCAGCTCTATATCTCCCAATCCGCCGTCAGCCAGTCAATCAAGACGCTGGAGAAAAAGCTGGAGCAGCCGCTTTTTATCCGGAGTACCAAAAAAGTACAGCTGACTCCGGCAGGAAAGATTCTGCTCAAGCATATTGAACCTGCCATGAATTTAATCCGGCGCGGTGAGAGCCAGCTGTTAGATTCCGGCAGCCTCGGTCTGGGGCAGCTTCACATCGGCGCGAGCGACACCATCTGCCGCTATTTTCTCGTGCCGTATTTAAAGCAGTTCCACAAGAAGTTCCCGAATGTCCCGATCAAAGTGACAAACTCAACCTCTCTCAGCTGCGTAGAGCTGTTGGAGCAGGGAAAAGTCGATCTGATTGTGACCAATTTTCCCAACTCTAATTTAAACCAGTCCTACATCCGCAAGACTGTGTGCAGCTTTCACGACGTCTTTATCGCCAACCCTGCCTATTTTAATCTGAAGCAGCAGGAGATTGCCTTAGAGGATCTGCAGCAGTACCCGATCCTGATGCTCGACCGCAAGAGCACCACCAGCGAATTTTTGCATAACCTCTTTCTGCAGCACCAGCTTGAACTGATGCCGCAGATCGAGCTGAGCAGCAACGATCTTCTGATTGATCTGGCACGTATCGGCCTGGGAATCGCGTTTATTCCGGACTACTGCCTAAACCGCGAGTCCAGAGAGCTCTTTATCGTGAAGATCAGGGAAAAGCTCCCGGCGCGCCAGATGGTCGCCGCAGTCAACCCGACGCTTCCAATCGCGCAGTCTACGGAAGAATTCTTAAAGCTCCTGCCGTCTCTCCCAGAACTCGGCTAA
- a CDS encoding HPr family phosphocarrier protein produces the protein MIERKIRLSDTEEVKEFVRAAGKCDFDIDVCYNRAVIDAKSLLGMLYLGLSKDLTVKYGGQNTGFENTVQKYAVC, from the coding sequence ATGATAGAGAGAAAAATCAGATTGTCTGACACGGAGGAAGTAAAGGAGTTTGTGAGAGCTGCCGGAAAATGTGATTTTGATATCGATGTTTGTTATAACAGAGCTGTGATTGATGCAAAATCACTGCTCGGAATGCTGTATCTTGGACTCAGCAAGGATCTGACCGTAAAATACGGCGGACAGAACACCGGGTTTGAGAATACGGTACAGAAATATGCAGTCTGCTAG
- a CDS encoding polysaccharide biosynthesis protein has product MPDIHFPRNSVSGNSLKNSLITGTLLLTLAGVLTRIIGFFYRIFLSRLIGAEGLGIYQLLSPVMALGFAVTAAGIQTAISRFVSSELAQNNPAGARLYFRIGLLLSLFLSAATGFVIWKYADFIGVSMLGDVRCIPLLKIISLSFVPCCIHACINGCYYGQKKTGVPALTQLTEQIARVGTVWLLYQIHMREQTAVPLSVTMWGAVMGEVASTLVSVSVAKLPKGTDTALSVKCGTRNLLAMAVPLTANRVVLTLFSSFENIMIPSRLRLFGYTASEALGVYGILTGMAMSVIMFPSVITNSISVLLMPAISEAKAGGNDALIRRAVLKTIRVCLLWGFFCTAGFLATGHFIGNVLFGNALAGTFIRTLGWICPFLYLGVTLSSILHGLGYPGITFVLNLIACGIRILFVLFALPVYGIRGYLCGLLISQAVMALLSIGILLRQTHPTSRSASAK; this is encoded by the coding sequence TTGCCAGACATTCATTTTCCCAGGAATTCCGTTTCTGGAAATTCTCTGAAAAATTCCCTGATCACCGGCACACTGCTGCTCACACTCGCCGGTGTGCTCACACGGATTATCGGCTTCTTCTATAGAATATTCCTCTCAAGGCTGATTGGTGCAGAAGGTCTTGGGATCTACCAGCTGCTGTCCCCGGTGATGGCGCTCGGTTTCGCCGTCACCGCCGCCGGAATTCAGACTGCGATCTCACGCTTCGTCTCCTCCGAGCTTGCGCAGAACAATCCCGCGGGTGCGAGGCTCTATTTTCGGATCGGCCTGCTGCTGTCGCTGTTTTTATCTGCCGCGACCGGCTTTGTAATCTGGAAATACGCAGACTTTATCGGTGTTTCCATGCTCGGGGATGTGCGGTGCATCCCGCTCCTTAAGATCATCTCCCTCTCCTTTGTCCCTTGCTGTATCCACGCCTGCATCAACGGCTGCTACTATGGACAGAAAAAGACGGGCGTCCCCGCTCTCACACAGCTCACAGAGCAGATCGCCCGCGTCGGCACGGTCTGGCTGCTCTATCAGATCCATATGCGGGAGCAGACCGCCGTTCCGCTCTCCGTCACAATGTGGGGCGCTGTGATGGGCGAAGTGGCAAGCACGCTCGTCTCCGTCAGCGTCGCAAAACTTCCGAAGGGAACGGACACGGCGCTTTCCGTGAAATGCGGCACGCGCAATCTCCTTGCCATGGCGGTTCCGCTCACGGCAAACCGGGTTGTTTTAACGCTCTTTTCCAGTTTTGAAAACATCATGATTCCCAGCCGCCTGCGCCTGTTCGGTTACACGGCTTCCGAGGCGCTTGGCGTCTACGGCATCTTAACCGGCATGGCGATGTCCGTCATCATGTTTCCGTCCGTCATCACCAACTCCATTTCGGTACTTCTTATGCCCGCCATCTCAGAAGCCAAAGCCGGCGGAAACGATGCGCTCATACGGCGCGCGGTCTTAAAAACCATCCGGGTCTGTCTTCTGTGGGGCTTTTTTTGTACAGCGGGTTTTCTTGCTACCGGTCACTTTATCGGGAATGTGCTTTTTGGGAACGCGCTCGCCGGAACATTTATACGGACGCTCGGCTGGATCTGTCCTTTCCTGTACCTCGGCGTGACGCTGAGCAGTATTCTGCACGGGCTCGGCTACCCGGGCATCACTTTCGTGCTGAATCTGATTGCCTGCGGCATCCGCATCCTCTTTGTGCTGTTTGCCCTCCCCGTCTACGGTATCCGCGGCTATCTGTGTGGACTTCTCATCAGTCAGGCCGTCATGGCTCTCCTCTCCATCGGAATTCTGCTGCGCCAGACACATCCCACTTCCCGCTCTGCATCCGCAAAATAA